From the genome of Methanobrevibacter smithii ATCC 35061, one region includes:
- a CDS encoding DUF11 domain-containing protein codes for MVKKIFAVVGSALLFLLIIGASSAADIDINNDGTFSDVQNGINQAQSGDTIYLNNHTFTGSGSEISVAGGWFSNKDEITIDGSINPNKGGTGNEMSTLDAKSSSRVFNIGASSITLKNIIITNGKYSGRDANGAGVYSSGSNLVLENCVISNCEASSSSRGDVHSALYSENTVTLSRCTLVNNKATSTYNTVTNSYVVRTASFDGSMTDCIVRDNYVSSIGAMAIGITIVGSSSNKVSNTKFMNNYATSTNGNAFGAALHVLGTVSNCTFEYNQANSDVNNSHAGALCFRPGSTVYNCTFIGNIAYRGAATTFHASGELKDCIFINNTATGFGGAISTGYDGTTGQKVKISNSYFEGNAAPIGGAITTHGNDITVDNSTFISNKAADDGGAVYVVDDGITVLNSNFGNNSAKNHAGAIYVKGNNVKIQNATFVNNSAHFAGAVRVEGSSVNVLNATFIGNKAISDGVSKSQAGALGISGNNVNIDSSYFANNTVEGDAGAICVIGSHIKVTNSQFYSNHANPFNNDLNTGLGGAIYTMGNNVTYDNAIFRYNTAVNGSALFVDGVASLKNIVFYRNQAYTYVLPIIVQNPKTPYGVTVNVTVVIIGGNNIANAIHHVGQLNDISFDNVTYLFNVNGTIMNRTTGADEIHPVDGVENSKNGTLIYRDERENTQSINPIVIYNEDGNIIYNETLISSIYGDVRFSLSGLAPGNYTIKAEHPEDLFYKAIKNETNFEVVGFVDLDVDITTDKNYYGLDEEVEWTISLTNHGPHTDNNCYVNGIKLEDIVGFTPSKGTFDAATGIWKVGKLAKNEVVTLKVKTKTTSLGTVTLTVNAVNSTEDTNISNNVATKTIYIQELPKVVPTKDVNVTNPNYGDKVKYTIVVSNVGKITADVTLTDILDKGLIFTGASGNYEYDSTTRTVTWNIDGLAVGQNLTFYVYATVDAYGVLNNTVTVGDNTVIRNVTVPEITPDKTIDNDSPNFGDKVSYTVTVTNGEFEANNVIVKDVVGNGLTVTDISDNGQYDPITHTITWIVDLAKNEVKTFTVEATVSGYGNISNKVVVGNKTIFKNVDVPEITPKKDVNNTTPNFGENVAYTIVVSNDGISDAKQVVITDTLAKGLKFLGANYNGVYDENTHTVTWTLDIDSGKTVELKVNVTVEDYGVLVNRVTVGDKTSSVDIAVPEIIPDKTANVTDANFGDNVTYTVTVTNDGDVDASQVVIVDQLGNGLKYVSSSDGGVWDEKTNTVTWIVDLAAGKTKTLNVVATVVGYGNVTNSLAVGNKTSKINVNVPEITPNKTVDNKNPNFGDNVTYTIVVSNDGAADAKNVVVKDILAPGFKFIEANYGGVYDELTRTVTWIVDVNAKGHVDLTIKVIVEDYGVLTNNVTVGNKTSSVNITVPEIIPNKTADIENPNFGDEVTYTVNITNVGKSNAVNVAVRDVLGEGLELISADGGVYNPITRTITWTVNLNSGETKSFKVVAKVIGYGNVTNSLVVGNKTSAVDVDVPEIIPSKDADNKYPNFGDSIDYTITVNNIGKADAKHVVVVDRLDNGLKYVSSSHNGVYDEASHTVTWVVDIAAGSSLDLTVTAVADEYGVLTNIVSVGDKSASVDVNVPEIIPNKTADIENPNFGDNVTYTVTVTNDGNADAKAVVVRDVLGKDLKFVSATGTYTFDEATNTITWTVDVDAGKTETFTVVATVINYGNVTNSLVVGNKTFNKNVTVPEITPDKTVDNENPNFGDDLTYTVTVKNEGNGNANDVIIVDALGKGLEYVSSTGNYDNKTNTITWKVDLASGETKTFTVVAKIVGYTDVTNEVTVGNKTAAVTVDIPEIIPAKDVNNTTPNFGDKVEYTITVNNNANKDAKQVVIVDTLGKGLKFINASHNGKYDESTRTITWIIDLGAGESAVFSVNAAVEAYGNINNTVVVGNKSATKNITVPEIIPGKSVDVENPNFGDTVTYTVVVTNNGVVDAKQVVVKDILDKGLKFVKATGEYTFDEDSHTVTWIIDLAKGESQTFYVTAVAEAYGVLINDVTVGDNTASADVVVPEIIPDKTANITNPNFGDKVDYTVTVTNDGMGDANNVVIVDMLGEGLTFVSASDNGVWDPVKRTVTWIVDLAKGESKVFSVIATVSGYGNVTNSLVVGNKTISVNVTVPEIIPDKTVGIENPNFGDNVTYTVKVTNDGIGDANNVVVKDILGEGLTFVDATGNYTFDEATRTVTWIVDLAKGESRTFYVNAIVSGYGNVTNSLVVGNKTTGVNVTVPEINPDKTANITNPNFGDKVDYTVTVTNDGIGDAKDVVVRDVLGEGLTFVDATGNYSFDEATRTVTWIVDLAKGESKVFSVIATVVGYGNVTNSLVVGNKTTGVNVTVPEIIPDKTANISNPNFGDNVNYTVTVTNDGIGDAKDVVVRDVLGEGLKFVSATGNYSFDEATRTVTWIVDLAKGESKVFSVIATVVGYGNVTNSLVVGNKTAGVNVTVPEINPDKTVDNEIPNFGDNVTYTVTVTNDGIGDANNVVITDVLDKGLKFLNATGNFTYDEKTGIITWIVDLAKGETKTFNVNVTVLGYGVLPNTVAVGNKTAVRNITVPEIITVKEVNSSDIHIGDEITYTITVSNPGKINATNVVIRDILPEGLKFINASNGGVYDPVTGIITWILNITANSTVDLTADVCVNKSGNITNTVNVGNKTSNCTIESGDIVDLEIHIVADKSEIYVGDNVVYTVTVINNGPSDAINTIANILIPNALSILSYNATKGTFDITSGNWSIGNLTNGEKVVLTFVAKALNEGNSTVHVNVTSETFEVIMENNYDNVTVKVLKKAAPIGPDKQVHPDGSSSDNECGKSVNLPNTGNPLVMLLLCILSVIFVGSRKRKL; via the coding sequence ATGGTTAAAAAGATATTTGCTGTTGTTGGATCGGCTTTATTATTCTTATTAATAATTGGAGCTAGTTCTGCAGCAGACATTGATATAAATAATGATGGAACATTTAGCGATGTTCAGAATGGAATAAATCAGGCTCAGTCTGGTGATACAATTTATTTAAACAATCACACGTTCACAGGATCCGGCAGTGAGATTTCTGTAGCTGGCGGATGGTTTTCTAATAAAGATGAGATTACTATTGACGGTTCTATTAATCCAAACAAAGGTGGAACCGGTAATGAAATGTCTACATTAGATGCAAAATCAAGTTCCCGTGTGTTTAACATTGGAGCCAGCAGCATAACTTTGAAGAACATTATAATAACTAATGGTAAATATTCAGGACGTGATGCAAATGGTGCTGGTGTTTACAGTTCAGGTTCTAATCTTGTTTTGGAAAACTGTGTTATCAGTAACTGTGAAGCATCATCTAGCTCAAGAGGAGATGTTCATTCTGCATTATATTCAGAAAATACAGTAACATTATCTCGTTGTACTTTGGTTAACAATAAAGCTACCAGTACTTACAATACTGTAACAAATAGTTATGTTGTCAGAACTGCAAGTTTTGACGGGTCAATGACTGACTGTATTGTTCGTGATAATTATGTTTCTTCTATAGGGGCAATGGCTATTGGAATTACAATTGTTGGTTCCAGCAGCAATAAAGTAAGTAACACTAAATTTATGAACAATTATGCCACATCAACAAATGGAAATGCCTTTGGTGCTGCATTACATGTATTGGGTACAGTTTCTAATTGTACATTCGAATATAATCAGGCAAATTCGGATGTTAATAACTCTCATGCCGGTGCACTTTGTTTCAGACCTGGAAGTACTGTTTATAACTGTACTTTTATAGGCAATATTGCATATAGGGGAGCGGCTACCACTTTCCATGCAAGCGGTGAATTGAAAGATTGTATATTTATTAACAACACTGCAACCGGTTTTGGTGGTGCAATCTCTACCGGATATGACGGTACTACAGGTCAAAAGGTAAAAATTTCAAATTCTTATTTTGAAGGAAACGCTGCACCTATCGGTGGTGCTATTACTACTCACGGTAACGATATAACTGTAGATAACTCCACATTCATATCAAATAAAGCTGCTGATGATGGTGGAGCTGTTTATGTTGTTGATGATGGAATCACGGTTTTAAATTCTAATTTTGGAAATAACTCTGCTAAAAACCATGCCGGAGCTATTTATGTAAAAGGAAATAATGTTAAAATTCAAAATGCAACATTTGTAAATAATTCTGCACACTTCGCAGGTGCTGTGAGGGTGGAAGGAAGTTCTGTTAATGTTTTGAACGCTACTTTTATAGGAAATAAAGCTATTTCTGATGGTGTTTCAAAATCTCAAGCAGGAGCTTTAGGAATCAGTGGAAATAATGTTAATATAGACAGTTCTTACTTTGCAAATAACACTGTAGAAGGTGATGCAGGAGCTATATGTGTAATAGGAAGTCATATAAAAGTAACCAATTCACAGTTCTACTCCAACCATGCTAATCCATTTAACAATGATTTAAATACTGGTTTAGGTGGAGCTATATATACTATGGGTAATAATGTAACTTATGATAATGCAATATTCAGATATAATACAGCTGTTAACGGTTCTGCTTTATTTGTAGACGGTGTAGCTTCTCTTAAAAATATTGTATTTTACAGAAACCAGGCTTACACTTATGTATTGCCTATTATTGTTCAAAATCCGAAAACTCCTTATGGAGTAACTGTTAATGTTACTGTAGTGATTATTGGTGGAAACAATATTGCAAATGCAATACATCATGTAGGTCAGCTTAATGATATTTCATTTGATAATGTAACTTACTTATTTAATGTAAACGGAACAATCATGAACAGAACAACAGGAGCAGATGAAATTCATCCGGTTGATGGTGTGGAAAACAGTAAAAACGGTACTTTAATCTATAGGGATGAACGTGAAAATACTCAGTCAATCAATCCGATTGTTATTTATAATGAAGACGGAAACATTATTTACAATGAAACTTTAATCTCTTCAATTTATGGTGATGTCAGGTTTTCATTAAGCGGTCTTGCTCCGGGTAATTATACCATTAAAGCAGAACACCCTGAAGATCTCTTCTATAAAGCTATCAAAAATGAAACTAATTTTGAAGTAGTTGGTTTTGTTGATTTGGATGTTGATATTACAACTGATAAAAATTATTATGGATTGGACGAGGAAGTTGAATGGACTATCAGTTTAACTAACCATGGTCCGCATACTGACAATAATTGTTATGTAAATGGAATTAAACTTGAGGATATTGTTGGTTTTACTCCTTCAAAAGGTACTTTTGATGCAGCTACAGGTATATGGAAAGTAGGAAAATTAGCCAAAAATGAAGTTGTTACTCTTAAAGTTAAAACAAAAACTACCAGTTTAGGTACTGTTACTCTGACTGTTAATGCAGTAAACAGTACTGAAGATACTAACATAAGTAACAATGTAGCTACTAAAACCATATACATACAAGAACTGCCTAAGGTAGTTCCTACAAAAGATGTAAATGTTACAAACCCTAACTATGGTGATAAAGTTAAATATACTATAGTGGTAAGTAATGTCGGTAAGATTACTGCTGATGTAACTTTAACAGATATTCTTGATAAAGGTTTGATATTTACTGGTGCTAGTGGTAATTATGAATATGATTCTACCACACGTACTGTTACATGGAATATTGATGGTTTAGCTGTAGGTCAAAACTTAACATTCTATGTATATGCTACTGTAGATGCTTATGGTGTTTTAAACAATACAGTTACTGTTGGAGACAATACTGTTATAAGAAATGTAACTGTTCCTGAAATTACTCCTGATAAAACTATTGATAATGATTCACCTAACTTCGGTGATAAAGTATCATATACTGTCACTGTTACCAATGGCGAATTTGAAGCTAATAATGTTATTGTTAAGGATGTTGTTGGGAACGGATTAACCGTTACTGATATTAGTGATAACGGTCAATATGATCCGATTACCCATACTATTACATGGATTGTTGATTTAGCTAAAAACGAAGTAAAAACATTTACTGTTGAAGCTACTGTTTCAGGCTATGGAAATATATCTAACAAAGTTGTTGTTGGAAATAAAACAATCTTTAAAAATGTGGATGTACCTGAAATTACTCCTAAAAAAGATGTTAACAATACAACTCCTAACTTCGGTGAAAATGTAGCTTATACTATTGTTGTTTCTAATGACGGCATTAGTGATGCAAAACAAGTTGTAATAACAGATACTCTTGCGAAAGGTCTTAAATTCCTTGGAGCTAATTACAATGGTGTTTATGATGAAAATACACATACTGTAACATGGACTTTGGATATTGATTCAGGTAAAACTGTAGAATTAAAAGTAAATGTTACTGTGGAAGATTACGGTGTTTTAGTTAACAGGGTGACTGTTGGAGATAAAACAAGTTCTGTAGATATTGCAGTTCCGGAAATTATCCCTGATAAAACAGCTAATGTAACTGATGCTAACTTTGGTGACAATGTAACCTACACTGTTACTGTTACTAATGACGGTGATGTGGATGCTAGTCAGGTTGTCATTGTTGACCAATTAGGTAACGGCCTTAAATATGTCAGTTCTTCAGATGGTGGTGTTTGGGATGAAAAAACCAACACTGTTACTTGGATTGTTGATTTGGCTGCAGGCAAAACCAAAACATTAAATGTTGTAGCTACTGTGGTAGGGTATGGTAATGTAACCAACTCTTTAGCTGTAGGCAATAAAACTTCTAAAATAAACGTTAATGTTCCTGAAATTACTCCAAATAAAACTGTAGATAACAAAAACCCTAATTTTGGCGACAATGTAACTTATACTATTGTTGTTTCTAACGATGGTGCTGCTGATGCTAAGAATGTTGTTGTAAAAGATATTCTTGCTCCTGGTTTCAAGTTCATTGAAGCTAATTATGGTGGTGTTTATGATGAACTTACCCGTACTGTAACCTGGATTGTAGATGTTAATGCTAAAGGTCATGTTGATTTAACTATTAAGGTTATTGTTGAAGATTACGGTGTTTTAACCAACAATGTAACTGTCGGAAATAAAACAAGTTCTGTAAACATTACAGTACCTGAAATTATTCCCAACAAAACTGCAGACATTGAAAATCCTAACTTTGGTGATGAAGTAACATACACTGTTAACATTACAAATGTCGGCAAATCCAATGCTGTCAATGTAGCTGTTCGTGATGTTTTAGGTGAAGGTTTAGAACTTATTTCAGCAGACGGAGGAGTATATAATCCGATTACCCGCACTATTACATGGACTGTTAATCTAAATTCAGGGGAAACAAAATCATTTAAAGTAGTTGCTAAAGTAATTGGATACGGGAATGTAACCAACTCTTTAGTTGTAGGTAATAAAACCTCTGCTGTAGATGTTGATGTTCCGGAAATTATCCCAAGTAAAGATGCGGACAATAAGTATCCTAACTTTGGTGATAGCATAGATTACACAATTACTGTTAATAACATCGGCAAAGCAGATGCTAAACATGTAGTTGTTGTAGACCGTTTGGATAATGGATTGAAATATGTCAGTTCTTCTCATAATGGTGTTTATGATGAAGCTTCTCATACTGTTACATGGGTAGTTGATATTGCTGCAGGCAGTTCTCTTGATTTGACTGTAACTGCTGTTGCTGATGAGTATGGTGTTTTAACCAACATTGTATCTGTTGGAGATAAAAGCGCTTCTGTAGATGTAAATGTTCCTGAAATTATTCCTAACAAAACTGCAGACATTGAAAATCCTAACTTTGGTGACAATGTAACTTATACTGTAACAGTCACTAATGACGGAAATGCAGATGCTAAAGCAGTTGTTGTTCGTGATGTTTTAGGTAAAGATCTTAAATTTGTTTCAGCTACCGGTACTTATACCTTTGATGAAGCTACCAATACTATTACATGGACTGTTGATGTAGATGCAGGTAAAACAGAAACATTTACTGTTGTAGCTACTGTTATCAACTATGGTAATGTAACCAACTCTTTAGTTGTCGGTAACAAAACATTCAATAAAAATGTAACCGTACCTGAAATCACTCCAGACAAAACAGTAGACAATGAAAACCCTAACTTCGGAGATGATTTAACTTATACAGTTACTGTTAAAAACGAAGGTAATGGAAACGCTAATGATGTAATTATTGTTGATGCTCTTGGCAAAGGTTTAGAATATGTCAGTTCTACTGGTAACTATGATAATAAAACCAATACAATTACCTGGAAAGTTGACCTGGCTTCTGGAGAAACTAAAACATTTACTGTTGTTGCTAAAATCGTCGGATACACAGATGTAACCAATGAAGTAACTGTAGGTAATAAAACAGCTGCTGTAACTGTAGATATACCTGAAATCATTCCTGCTAAGGATGTTAACAATACAACTCCTAACTTTGGAGATAAAGTGGAATACACTATAACTGTTAACAATAATGCTAATAAAGATGCAAAACAAGTTGTCATAGTTGATACTCTTGGCAAAGGTTTAAAATTCATTAATGCAAGCCATAACGGCAAATATGATGAATCTACAAGAACCATTACCTGGATTATTGATTTGGGTGCTGGTGAAAGTGCGGTATTTAGTGTAAATGCTGCTGTAGAAGCATATGGAAACATAAATAACACAGTAGTTGTAGGAAACAAATCAGCTACAAAAAACATTACAGTACCTGAAATTATTCCGGGTAAGTCTGTTGATGTTGAAAATCCTAATTTCGGCGATACTGTAACTTATACTGTTGTTGTTACAAATAATGGTGTTGTTGATGCTAAACAGGTTGTTGTTAAGGATATTCTTGATAAAGGATTGAAATTTGTTAAAGCTACTGGCGAGTATACTTTTGATGAAGATAGTCATACTGTTACATGGATTATTGATTTGGCTAAAGGTGAGTCTCAAACTTTCTATGTGACTGCTGTTGCTGAAGCTTATGGTGTTTTAATCAATGATGTAACTGTTGGGGATAACACTGCTTCTGCTGATGTTGTTGTTCCTGAAATTATTCCTGATAAAACAGCTAATATTACTAATCCTAATTTCGGTGATAAGGTAGATTATACTGTTACTGTTACTAATGATGGTATGGGGGATGCTAATAATGTTGTTATTGTTGATATGCTTGGTGAAGGTTTGACCTTTGTAAGTGCTTCTGATAATGGTGTTTGGGATCCTGTAAAACGTACTGTTACCTGGATTGTTGATTTGGCTAAAGGTGAAAGTAAAGTATTTAGTGTGATTGCTACTGTTTCAGGTTATGGAAATGTTACTAACTCTTTAGTTGTTGGTAATAAAACCATTTCTGTTAATGTGACTGTTCCTGAAATCATTCCAGATAAGACTGTAGGTATTGAAAATCCTAATTTCGGTGATAATGTAACCTACACTGTAAAAGTTACTAATGATGGAATTGGTGATGCTAATAATGTTGTTGTTAAAGATATTTTAGGTGAAGGTTTAACTTTTGTTGATGCTACTGGTAATTACACATTTGATGAAGCTACACGTACTGTTACTTGGATTGTTGATTTGGCTAAAGGTGAAAGCAGAACTTTCTATGTTAATGCTATTGTTTCAGGTTATGGAAATGTTACTAACTCTTTAGTTGTTGGTAATAAAACAACCGGTGTTAATGTGACTGTTCCTGAGATTAATCCTGATAAAACAGCTAATATTACTAATCCTAATTTCGGTGATAAGGTAGATTATACTGTTACTGTTACTAATGATGGAATTGGTGATGCTAAGGATGTTGTTGTTCGTGATGTTTTAGGTGAAGGTTTAACTTTCGTTGATGCTACTGGTAATTACTCCTTTGATGAAGCTACACGTACTGTTACTTGGATTGTTGATTTGGCTAAAGGTGAAAGTAAAGTATTTAGTGTGATTGCTACTGTTGTAGGTTATGGAAATGTTACTAACTCTTTAGTTGTTGGTAATAAAACAACCGGTGTTAATGTGACTGTTCCTGAGATTATTCCTGATAAGACTGCTAATATTTCCAATCCTAACTTTGGGGACAATGTAAATTATACTGTTACTGTTACTAATGATGGTATCGGTGATGCTAAGGATGTTGTTGTTCGTGATGTTTTAGGTGAAGGTCTTAAATTTGTTTCAGCAACTGGTAATTACTCCTTTGATGAAGCTACACGTACTGTTACTTGGATTGTTGATTTGGCTAAAGGTGAAAGTAAAGTATTTAGTGTGATTGCTACTGTTGTAGGTTATGGAAATGTTACTAACTCTTTAGTTGTTGGTAATAAGACTGCTGGTGTTAATGTGACTGTTCCTGAAATCAATCCGGACAAAACAGTTGACAACGAAATTCCTAATTTCGGTGATAATGTAACCTACACTGTTACTGTTACTAATGATGGTATCGGTGATGCTAACAATGTAGTTATTACAGATGTTTTAGATAAAGGATTGAAATTCTTAAATGCAACTGGAAACTTCACATATGATGAAAAAACAGGCATAATTACCTGGATTGTTGATTTAGCTAAAGGCGAAACCAAAACATTCAATGTAAATGTTACTGTTTTAGGTTATGGTGTTTTACCTAACACTGTTGCTGTTGGTAATAAAACAGCTGTCAGAAACATAACAGTTCCTGAAATAATCACTGTAAAAGAAGTTAATTCCTCTGATATTCATATTGGAGATGAAATAACCTACACTATTACAGTTTCCAACCCTGGAAAAATCAATGCAACAAATGTTGTAATTAGAGATATTCTTCCTGAAGGATTAAAATTCATCAATGCTTCAAACGGCGGAGTATATGACCCTGTTACTGGAATTATTACATGGATTTTAAACATCACAGCTAATTCAACTGTTGATTTGACTGCTGATGTATGTGTAAACAAATCAGGAAATATTACAAATACTGTAAATGTTGGAAACAAAACTTCCAACTGCACTATAGAATCCGGAGATATTGTTGATCTGGAAATACACATAGTTGCTGACAAATCCGAAATATATGTTGGAGACAATGTTGTCTACACTGTTACTGTCATAAATAATGGACCAAGCGATGCAATAAATACTATTGCTAATATATTAATACCAAATGCATTAAGCATTCTCTCATATAATGCAACAAAAGGAACATTTGACATAACTTCGGGCAACTGGTCTATAGGAAACTTAACAAATGGTGAAAAAGTCGTATTAACATTTGTAGCTAAAGCATTAAACGAAGGCAATTCAACAGTACATGTCAATGTAACAAGCGAAACCTTCGAAGTAATCATGGAAAACAACTACGACAATGTAACTGTTAAAGTCCTTAAAAAAGCAGCTCCGATCGGTCCGGATAAACAGGTTCATCCAGATGGTTCATCTTCAGATAATGAATGTGGCAAATCTGTAAACTTACCGAATACAGGAAATCCACTTGTAATGTTGCTCTTATGTATTTTAAGTGTAATATTTGTCGGATCTAGAAAAAGAAAATTATAA
- a CDS encoding O-acetylhomoserine aminocarboxypropyltransferase/cysteine synthase family protein → MNKQRKYKQRTLEVHAGEKVDPVTGARATPIYHTSSYAFESAEKAKKLYALEEEGYLYTRISNPTLDVLEKRVAAIEGGVGALSQSTGMSAILLSILNIANSGDEIVASNNLYGGTFTLFKNTMPNWGIKVNFVPTHDLEAYENAINENTKAIYCESIGNPKLNIPDFEKIAKIAHKHDLPLIVDNTSAITMVRPLEHGADIVVHSATKFLSGTGTSMGGVIVDGGTFNWANGKFPQFTTPDPAYHGLIYSEAFGNKAYITKARVHLMKDLGTVLSPINAFLILQSIESLSLRVNQHCKNALEIAKFLKNHEAVSWVNYPGLEDNENHEMAEKYLNGNYGGIVGFGIKGGLEEGKKFIESVELLSHVANIGDAKSLVIHPASTTHSNMTEEEQLEGGITPDFIRMSVGIEDAEDLIADIDQALKKAVS, encoded by the coding sequence ATGAATAAACAAAGAAAATACAAACAACGAACTCTGGAAGTTCATGCAGGTGAAAAAGTGGACCCTGTTACCGGAGCCAGAGCTACACCTATATATCATACCAGCTCATATGCTTTTGAAAGTGCTGAAAAAGCTAAAAAATTATATGCTCTTGAAGAAGAAGGTTATCTATACACCAGAATATCCAATCCAACATTGGATGTTTTGGAAAAAAGAGTGGCTGCAATTGAAGGAGGTGTTGGAGCTCTTTCACAGTCAACCGGTATGAGTGCAATTTTACTGTCTATTTTAAATATAGCCAATTCAGGAGATGAAATTGTAGCATCAAATAACCTTTACGGAGGTACATTTACATTATTTAAAAATACCATGCCTAACTGGGGAATCAAAGTAAATTTCGTACCTACCCATGATCTGGAAGCTTATGAAAATGCAATTAATGAAAATACCAAAGCAATTTACTGCGAATCTATAGGAAATCCGAAATTAAACATTCCTGATTTTGAAAAAATAGCTAAAATAGCACACAAACATGATTTGCCTTTGATTGTTGACAATACTTCAGCTATTACAATGGTGAGGCCTCTGGAACACGGTGCAGACATTGTTGTTCATTCCGCCACCAAATTTTTATCAGGAACCGGAACCAGTATGGGTGGAGTTATTGTTGACGGCGGTACTTTCAACTGGGCAAACGGCAAGTTTCCACAGTTTACTACACCTGATCCGGCATATCACGGTTTAATTTATAGTGAAGCATTTGGAAACAAAGCATATATCACCAAAGCCCGTGTGCATTTAATGAAGGATTTGGGAACTGTTTTAAGTCCTATTAATGCATTTTTAATCCTGCAAAGTATTGAATCACTATCACTAAGAGTTAACCAGCACTGCAAGAATGCTTTAGAAATAGCTAAATTCCTGAAAAATCATGAAGCTGTTTCCTGGGTTAATTATCCGGGTCTTGAAGATAATGAAAACCATGAAATGGCTGAAAAATACTTAAACGGCAATTACGGTGGAATTGTTGGTTTTGGAATTAAAGGTGGTTTGGAAGAAGGTAAGAAGTTTATTGAAAGTGTTGAGCTTTTAAGTCATGTGGCTAATATCGGTGATGCAAAATCTCTAGTTATCCATCCTGCCAGCACTACCCATTCCAACATGACTGAAGAAGAACAGCTTGAAGGGGGAATCACTCCTGACTTTATCAGAATGTCTGTTGGTATTGAGGATGCTGAAGATTTAATAGCTGATATTGACCAGGCATTAAAAAAAGCAGTTAGCTAG